Proteins encoded by one window of Sorex araneus isolate mSorAra2 chromosome 3, mSorAra2.pri, whole genome shotgun sequence:
- the MAVS gene encoding mitochondrial antiviral-signaling protein: MTFAEDKTYDYIRHHHRKFLHIRAREILPYLGCLTTSDQDRLRAELDRWGNADSLWKLFDSLRRRKHWVESFIQALRDCEHSDLAEEVARVYQSYQPNTQEPSSPAGACGGLPNGFREEEASYSAPVQDTQTPQTQGQSSKTATQTHSSGTGQPGTGDQEPPAAMAGRQPPTTRGQPREQDKQLDGAHSAGGNPTPLRGPVSPTVSFQPLSRSPSRASRLPAPLSPASPGLTPTGVPGDQAESTIWSGGIGLPSNPLPPSPVPSKLPINPKSLGTVPTAVPAGPTPSKLPVNSARAGAGAPRVPPGSAPDHRMPTNASPSRGPAVTVPRSTGGNRAAEVPPTRAGAHWNPEAELSKPGTLVSHIDSPFSGCPEDLAISRSDCPGTVGTGRQSPEENEYPSGSIRVHVAENPSVDLLAGNPGRSASGLPREEELPEKPQKPQGSWAPWLVVAVAGGLLAVLLGVLRQRHLLQ; encoded by the exons ATGACATTTGCTGAGGACAAGACTTATGACTATATCCGCCACCATCACAGAAAATTCCTCCACATTCGTGCTCGGGAGATACTGCCTTACCTGGGCTGCCTTACGACCAGTGACCAG GACCGACTGCGCGCCGAGCTTGATCGCTGGGGAAACGCTGACTCGCTCTGGAAACTCTTCGACAGCCTTCGGCGGCGGAAACACTGGGTGGAGTCCTTCATCCAGGCACTGAGGGACTGTGAGCACAGCGACCTGGCAGAGGAGGTGGCCCGTGTCTACCAGAGCTACCAGCCCA ACACCCAGGAACCCTCCTCACCTGCTGGGGCCTGTGGAGGCCTCCCCAACGGCTTCCGGGAGGAGGAGGCGAGTTACTCTGCCCCTGTCCAGGACACCCAGACCCCGCAGACCCAGGGACAG AGTTCAAAGACAGCCACACAGACGCACAGCTCTGGCACTGGCCAGCCAGGGACGGGTGACCAGGAGCCCCCTGCGGCCATGGCGGGCCGCCAGCCTCCCACTACCAGGGGGCAGCCTCGAGAGCAGGACAAACAGCTGGACGGCGCGCACTCAGCCG GAGGCAACCCCACACCTCTCCGGGGGCCGGTGTCTCCTACCGTCTCCTTCCAGCCCCTGAGCCGATCTCCCTCCAGGGCCAGCCGCTTGcctgcacccctctcccctgcgTCTCCGGGCCTGACCCCCACGGGGGTTCCTGGGGACCAGGCTGAGTCGACCATCTGGTCAGGGGGCATAGGGTTGCCCtccaaccccctgccccccagtccaGTGCCTTCCAAGCTGCCCATCAATCCAAAGTCCCTGGGCACAGTGCCCACCGCGGTGCCCGCTGGCCCAACACCATCCAAGCTGCCGGTCAACTCAGCACGGGCGGGAGCAGGAGCGCCCAGAGTGCCCCCGGGCTCGGCGCCTGACCACCGGATGCCCACCAACGCCTCGCCCAGTAGGGGGCCTGCTGTCACAGTGCCCCGTAGCACTGGTGGCAATAGAGCAGCCGAG GTGCCTCCGACCCGCGCCGGCGCCCACTGGAACCCCGAGGCGGAGCTGAGCAAGCCGGGGACGCTGGTCTCGCACATCGACAGCCCGTTCTCGGGCTGCCCCGAGGACCTGGCCATCAGCCGCAGCGACTGCCCGGGCACCGTGGGGACCGGGCGTCAGAGTCCCGAGGAGAACGAGTACCCGTCAGGCTCCATCAGGGTGCACGTGGCCGAGAACCCCAGCGTCGACCTCCTGGCCGGCAACCCGGGGCGCAGCGCCTCCGGGCTGCCCCGGGAGGAGGAGCTGCCCGAGAAGCCGCAAAAACCCCAGGGCTCCTGGGCCCCGTGGCTCGTGGTGGCTGTGGCCGGGGGgctcctggccgtgctcctgGGCGTGCTGCGCCAGCGGCACCTGCTGCAGTGA